In a genomic window of Salegentibacter salegens:
- a CDS encoding alpha-amylase family glycosyl hydrolase codes for MKKTLIILLACTALFSCKDNEKKEQPEQKEEQKAIDPVSNESLESAVIYEANIRQYSPEGTFDAFTKDIPQLKELGVKVIWLMPVYPISMKNRKATGDLSVEDIEDAEEREKYLGSYYAISDYTDVNPEFGDFEDFEELVETAHENGMYVILDWVANHTGWDHKWIEENPDYYHKNSKGEVTDPINPATGESWGWTDVAHLNFENKELLEAMGEEMKFWVEEYNIDGFRADVAGEVPTEFWESIVPQLKEIKPIFMLAESEDKDLFENAFDMGYNWEGHHIMNEMAQGKKTAKDWDAYMHKIDSTYQEDDYLMSFVTNHDENSWNGTVKERMGDASEAMMALTYTLPGMPLIYSGQEYDMDKRLLFFEKDTIPKEKGKVWPLLEKLGELKNENKALHGAKEAASYENIETSEEEKVLAFKREKDGAELIYIANMSDENTSFSIQLNGTFENYLSGETLEISEDKNMDLESWQYFILINK; via the coding sequence ATGAAAAAAACATTAATAATACTGCTGGCTTGTACGGCCTTGTTTTCTTGTAAAGACAATGAGAAAAAGGAACAGCCAGAGCAAAAAGAAGAACAAAAAGCGATAGATCCCGTTTCTAACGAGTCTCTAGAATCAGCAGTGATTTATGAGGCAAATATTCGCCAGTATTCACCGGAAGGAACCTTTGATGCTTTTACCAAAGATATTCCGCAGTTAAAAGAATTGGGAGTAAAGGTAATTTGGTTAATGCCTGTTTATCCTATTTCTATGAAAAATAGAAAGGCAACTGGAGATCTTTCCGTAGAAGATATTGAAGATGCGGAAGAGAGAGAAAAATATCTTGGCAGTTATTATGCGATTTCAGATTATACCGATGTTAACCCTGAATTCGGGGATTTTGAAGATTTCGAGGAACTGGTAGAAACTGCCCACGAAAACGGGATGTATGTAATCCTGGATTGGGTGGCGAACCATACCGGTTGGGATCACAAATGGATAGAAGAGAACCCTGATTACTATCATAAAAATTCTAAAGGCGAAGTTACCGATCCTATAAATCCTGCAACAGGGGAGTCCTGGGGCTGGACCGATGTGGCTCACCTAAATTTTGAAAATAAAGAGCTTCTCGAAGCTATGGGTGAAGAAATGAAGTTCTGGGTAGAAGAATATAATATAGACGGCTTTAGAGCTGATGTTGCCGGGGAAGTACCAACCGAATTCTGGGAAAGCATTGTTCCTCAATTAAAGGAAATTAAGCCAATTTTCATGTTGGCAGAGTCAGAAGACAAAGATCTTTTTGAAAATGCTTTTGATATGGGTTATAACTGGGAAGGTCACCATATAATGAATGAAATGGCACAGGGTAAAAAGACTGCTAAAGATTGGGATGCTTATATGCATAAAATAGATTCCACTTACCAGGAAGATGATTATTTGATGAGTTTTGTAACCAACCACGATGAGAATTCCTGGAATGGTACTGTAAAGGAGAGGATGGGAGATGCTTCAGAAGCTATGATGGCACTTACTTATACTTTACCGGGAATGCCATTAATATACAGTGGGCAGGAATATGATATGGACAAAAGGCTTTTATTTTTTGAAAAAGATACTATTCCGAAGGAAAAAGGTAAAGTTTGGCCTTTATTGGAAAAACTCGGTGAGTTAAAAAATGAAAATAAAGCCCTTCACGGTGCAAAAGAAGCCGCTTCTTATGAGAATATTGAAACTTCAGAAGAAGAAAAAGTTCTTGCTTTCAAAAGGGAAAAAGATGGTGCAGAGCTGATTTATATTGCTAATATGAGCGATGAAAATACCAGTTTCAGCATTCAATTAAATGGGACTTTTGAAAACTATTTATCAGGTGAAACATTAGAAATTTCAGAAGATAAAAATATGGATTTGGAGTCCTGGCAGTACTTTATCTTAATAAATAAGTAA
- a CDS encoding N-acetylglucosamine kinase — translation MILIADGGSTKCDWILLSATGEELLRTRTKGLNPAVFPEGVLEERIEENADLREVKDKVERVHFYGAGCGTETPKKLLEGIFTNFFTNVEEVIILEDMVAAVYAATTEPGIVCILGTGSNSCYFDGKDIHQAVHSLGYILMDEASGNYFGKRLIRDYYYKRMPPELAVEFGKLYNMESDEIKKNLYRKENPNTYLASFAEFIFSNERNGYFYKLVHEGITDFIHSRVMCYKQAQNTPVHFIGTIAYFSEDIIRAVAQPYGIEIGNIVRRPIDALIEYYRKEVLTPN, via the coding sequence ATGATATTAATAGCGGACGGTGGCTCTACAAAATGTGACTGGATTTTACTTAGTGCAACGGGGGAAGAATTACTTAGAACCCGCACAAAAGGATTAAATCCGGCAGTATTTCCCGAGGGAGTATTGGAAGAACGTATTGAAGAAAATGCCGATTTAAGAGAAGTAAAAGACAAAGTAGAACGCGTGCATTTTTACGGCGCCGGTTGTGGTACCGAAACGCCTAAAAAATTACTGGAGGGAATTTTCACTAATTTCTTTACCAATGTAGAAGAAGTCATAATTCTTGAAGATATGGTAGCCGCGGTTTACGCCGCCACTACAGAGCCAGGAATTGTATGTATTCTTGGTACCGGTTCTAACAGTTGTTACTTTGATGGCAAGGATATTCACCAGGCCGTTCATTCCCTGGGTTATATTCTTATGGATGAAGCTAGTGGAAATTACTTCGGAAAAAGACTAATTAGGGATTACTACTACAAAAGAATGCCTCCCGAACTTGCGGTAGAATTTGGTAAGTTATATAATATGGAGTCTGATGAGATTAAGAAAAATCTCTATCGTAAAGAAAATCCAAATACCTATCTCGCTTCTTTTGCTGAATTTATATTCTCTAACGAGCGTAATGGCTATTTCTACAAATTAGTACACGAAGGAATTACCGATTTTATTCATTCCCGTGTAATGTGCTACAAACAAGCCCAAAATACACCTGTACATTTTATTGGTACCATAGCTTATTTTAGCGAAGATATAATTCGTGCAGTTGCCCAACCTTATGGGATTGAAATTGGAAATATTGTGCGTAGACCAATTGATGCATTAATAGAATATTATAGAAAAGAAGTACTTACGCCTAATTAA
- the gap gene encoding type I glyceraldehyde-3-phosphate dehydrogenase produces MSTKIGINGFGRIGRIAFRIAAEKDNVEVVAINDLLDVDHLAYLLKYDSVHGRFKGDVDVKDGNLVVNGNTIRITAEKNPADLKWGDVGVDVVIDCTGIFKEKDTANAHIKAGAKKVVISAPSKTAPMFVMGVNHQDVKPEDTIVSNASCTTNCLAPLAKVIDDEFGLVEGLMTTVHATTATQLTVDGPSAKDYRGGRSALMNIIPSSTGAAVAVGKVIPQLDGKLTGMAFRVPTADVSVVDLTVKTEKSVTYDEVKAAFKKASEGAYKGVISYTDDAVVSQDFVSDAHTCNFDADAGIALNDNFFKLIAWYDNEYGYSAKLLDLAAHVNSI; encoded by the coding sequence ATGAGTACAAAAATTGGAATTAATGGTTTTGGCCGAATTGGACGTATAGCGTTTAGAATCGCGGCTGAAAAAGATAATGTAGAAGTTGTAGCAATCAACGATTTACTTGATGTAGATCATTTGGCTTATTTGCTGAAATACGATTCTGTTCACGGTAGATTTAAAGGTGATGTTGATGTAAAAGACGGAAACCTTGTAGTAAACGGAAATACAATTCGTATTACAGCAGAGAAAAATCCGGCAGACCTTAAATGGGGAGACGTTGGAGTAGACGTTGTAATAGACTGTACCGGTATCTTTAAAGAAAAAGATACTGCAAATGCACATATAAAAGCAGGAGCTAAGAAAGTTGTAATTTCTGCACCATCTAAAACTGCACCAATGTTTGTAATGGGTGTGAATCACCAGGATGTTAAGCCAGAAGATACTATTGTATCTAACGCTTCATGTACAACAAACTGTCTTGCTCCACTTGCAAAAGTAATAGACGATGAATTTGGTCTTGTTGAAGGTTTAATGACTACCGTACACGCAACTACGGCTACTCAGCTTACTGTAGATGGACCATCGGCAAAAGATTATAGAGGTGGAAGAAGTGCACTTATGAATATTATCCCTTCTTCAACCGGTGCAGCTGTAGCTGTAGGTAAAGTAATTCCACAATTAGATGGAAAACTTACCGGGATGGCTTTTAGAGTACCAACTGCTGATGTTTCTGTAGTAGACCTTACAGTTAAGACTGAAAAGTCTGTGACTTACGATGAGGTTAAAGCTGCTTTCAAAAAAGCTTCTGAAGGAGCTTATAAAGGAGTGATCTCTTATACCGATGATGCAGTGGTTTCTCAGGATTTCGTATCAGATGCACATACCTGTAACTTTGATGCTGATGCTGGAATCGCACTTAACGATAACTTTTTTAAATTAATTGCATGGTATGATAACGAATATGGTTATTCTGCCAAACTTTTGGATTTAGCGGCACACGTTAATTCAATTTAA
- a CDS encoding 5-oxoprolinase subunit C family protein has translation MKAEVEILHPGLFSTIQDFGRRGFQKYGVPLSGVMDRIALKTANLILQNQADAAVMEITQMGPKLKFSAATKIAISGANLSPKLNDEEIENNEVVKIREGDILSFGRPELGMRSYLAILNGFKTEKVLGSRSWYEDITSHEKLEKGMQLQYEASEEEKYETHAAIKFDDEYLNSVEIEVFVGPEFNKLTETLKSHLRQSNFSIDKNNNRMAIQLSEILENELEPIITGPVLPGTVQLTPGGKLIVLMRDCQTTGGYPRVLQLSEKGINMMSQKKAGDKIRFLFKW, from the coding sequence ATGAAGGCTGAAGTTGAAATTTTACATCCGGGATTATTTTCAACAATCCAGGATTTTGGTCGTCGTGGATTTCAAAAATACGGAGTTCCTTTAAGCGGAGTGATGGACAGAATCGCTTTAAAAACCGCCAACCTTATTTTGCAAAATCAGGCCGATGCCGCGGTGATGGAAATTACCCAAATGGGACCAAAGCTCAAATTTTCAGCTGCCACAAAAATTGCGATTAGCGGCGCTAATCTTTCTCCAAAATTAAATGATGAAGAAATTGAAAATAATGAAGTAGTAAAAATTAGGGAAGGAGATATTTTATCTTTTGGAAGGCCAGAACTTGGAATGCGTTCTTATTTAGCAATTCTCAACGGATTTAAAACTGAAAAGGTCCTGGGAAGCCGAAGTTGGTACGAAGACATTACCAGCCATGAAAAGCTCGAGAAAGGAATGCAACTGCAATACGAAGCTTCTGAGGAAGAAAAATACGAGACTCACGCTGCGATAAAGTTTGATGACGAATATTTGAATTCTGTAGAAATTGAAGTTTTTGTTGGCCCAGAGTTTAATAAACTCACCGAGACTCTAAAAAGTCATTTACGACAGAGTAATTTCAGCATAGATAAAAATAATAATAGAATGGCGATCCAGCTTAGTGAGATCTTAGAAAACGAACTGGAACCTATTATTACCGGTCCGGTGCTTCCCGGCACGGTTCAACTTACTCCCGGCGGAAAATTAATCGTTCTTATGCGCGATTGCCAAACTACGGGTGGTTATCCAAGGGTTTTGCAGTTAAGCGAGAAAGGAATTAATATGATGTCGCAGAAAAAGGCAGGGGATAAGATTAGGTTTTTGTTTAAATGGTGA
- a CDS encoding YifB family Mg chelatase-like AAA ATPase — MLIKVYGSAVFGVEATTITIEVNVATGIGYHLVGLPDNAVRESSFRIAAALQNNGYKFPGKKIIVNMAPADLRKEGSAYDLSLSLGILAASGQIKAENISEYLIMGELSLDGSLQPIKGALPIAIKAKEEGFKGFILPKQNAKEAAIVSGLEVYGVENITEVINFFDKDEALERTIINTREEFYKNLDHPEHDFADVKGQESIKRCMEIAAAGGHNIILIGPPGAGKTMLAKRLPSILPPMTLHEALETTKIHSVVGRVKEHVGLMCQRPFRSPHHTISDVALVGGGAYPQPGEISLSHNGVLFLDELPEFKRGVLEVMRQPLEDREVTISRAKFTVTYPSSFMLVASMNPSPSGYFNDPDAPATSSPAEMQRYLSKISGPLLDRIDIHIEVTPVPFEKLSEERRGESSVEIRKRVTQARQFQTERFAESDSVHYNAQMSVRQIRKFCALDEASKALLKTAMERLNLSARAYDRILKVSRTIADLENSKDIKGNHISEAIQYRSLDRDGWLG, encoded by the coding sequence ATGCTTATAAAGGTTTATGGAAGTGCCGTATTTGGGGTAGAGGCAACTACAATTACTATAGAGGTAAATGTAGCAACCGGCATTGGGTATCACTTAGTGGGATTACCCGATAATGCGGTTAGGGAAAGCAGTTTTAGAATTGCTGCCGCCCTTCAAAATAATGGCTATAAATTTCCCGGTAAAAAGATTATCGTAAATATGGCGCCGGCCGATCTTAGAAAAGAAGGTTCGGCTTACGATCTTAGTTTAAGCCTCGGGATTCTGGCCGCTTCAGGCCAAATTAAAGCAGAAAATATATCAGAATATCTTATTATGGGTGAGCTTTCGTTAGACGGAAGCTTGCAACCCATAAAAGGTGCATTGCCTATTGCGATAAAAGCAAAAGAAGAAGGTTTTAAAGGTTTTATCCTTCCGAAGCAAAATGCTAAAGAAGCTGCCATAGTAAGTGGACTCGAAGTTTACGGAGTGGAAAATATTACTGAAGTAATCAACTTTTTCGATAAAGATGAAGCTTTAGAGCGAACCATAATTAATACCCGAGAAGAATTCTACAAAAACCTGGACCACCCTGAACACGATTTTGCCGATGTTAAGGGTCAGGAATCTATTAAGCGTTGTATGGAAATTGCCGCAGCAGGTGGTCATAATATAATTCTTATTGGTCCGCCTGGAGCCGGGAAAACCATGCTTGCAAAACGATTGCCCAGTATTTTACCGCCAATGACCTTGCACGAGGCGCTGGAAACAACAAAAATTCATAGTGTTGTTGGCCGGGTAAAAGAACATGTGGGTTTAATGTGTCAAAGGCCTTTTAGAAGCCCTCATCACACAATATCAGACGTTGCACTTGTCGGCGGTGGGGCGTATCCGCAACCGGGAGAAATTTCTTTATCACATAATGGCGTCTTATTTTTAGATGAATTACCAGAATTTAAACGCGGCGTATTAGAAGTGATGCGTCAACCTCTAGAAGATCGTGAGGTAACTATTTCCCGTGCTAAATTTACGGTAACCTATCCATCCAGTTTTATGCTGGTAGCAAGTATGAACCCAAGCCCCAGTGGTTATTTTAACGACCCTGATGCACCTGCAACTTCCTCTCCAGCTGAAATGCAACGCTATTTAAGTAAGATTAGCGGCCCGCTATTAGACAGGATAGATATCCATATTGAAGTCACTCCAGTTCCTTTTGAAAAATTGAGTGAAGAACGTCGTGGGGAAAGTAGCGTTGAAATTAGGAAAAGAGTTACGCAGGCACGCCAGTTTCAAACCGAGCGTTTTGCGGAATCTGATTCAGTGCATTATAATGCGCAAATGAGTGTAAGGCAAATTCGTAAATTTTGTGCTTTAGATGAAGCTTCAAAAGCATTGCTTAAAACCGCAATGGAGCGTTTAAATCTTTCTGCCAGGGCTTACGATCGTATTTTAAAAGTGTCCCGCACCATCGCCGATTTGGAGAATTCAAAGGATATAAAAGGAAATCATATTAGTGAGGCTATCCAATATAGAAGCCTGGACCGAGATGGCTGGTTGGGGTAA
- a CDS encoding Nramp family divalent metal transporter, which yields MRNFLNNLGPGILVSAAFIGPGTVTVCTLAGVEFGYSLLWALLLSIFSCIILQEMAARLGVVSQKGLSDVIREEIKKPLFRVLAIILIFSAIVIGNAAYEAGNITGAVLGAEAIFGIQNLQLGDFTLNLWSIFIGAVAFILLFTGSYKTLEKIFIGLVLLMSISFVLTAILTKPDILEILNGLIPKSNAAGLLTVMAIVGTTVVPYNLFLHASLVSEKWKEASYLPIARKELIVSIILGGTVSMAILISAASSGLTNVNSAADMAVSLEPLFGKFATWFMSLGLLAAGITSSITAPLAAAYVVKGCFGWKGGMKSAKFKTVWAVVLILGVFFSSLQINPIEIIRFAQIANGILLPVIAIFLFWVVNKASVLGKHRNSKLQNTLGVLVIALSVFLGIKAILSVLQSF from the coding sequence GTGCGAAATTTTCTTAACAATCTTGGTCCGGGAATCCTGGTTTCGGCCGCTTTTATTGGGCCGGGAACGGTTACCGTTTGTACGCTTGCCGGGGTTGAATTTGGTTACAGCTTACTTTGGGCCTTATTACTTTCTATATTTTCCTGTATTATTTTACAGGAAATGGCAGCGCGACTTGGCGTGGTTTCGCAAAAAGGCTTAAGCGATGTTATCCGCGAAGAAATCAAAAAACCGCTATTCAGGGTTTTAGCCATAATTCTTATTTTTTCAGCAATAGTTATCGGTAATGCCGCTTATGAGGCGGGGAATATTACCGGTGCTGTTCTTGGTGCTGAAGCTATCTTCGGAATTCAAAATCTCCAGTTAGGCGATTTTACGCTCAATTTATGGAGTATTTTTATTGGCGCCGTCGCGTTTATACTTTTATTCACCGGAAGCTACAAAACCCTCGAAAAGATCTTTATAGGCCTGGTTTTATTAATGAGTATAAGTTTTGTGCTTACTGCCATTCTTACCAAACCTGATATTCTAGAGATTTTAAACGGACTTATTCCAAAAAGCAATGCTGCCGGATTGCTTACGGTGATGGCTATCGTAGGTACTACCGTTGTTCCGTATAACTTGTTTTTACATGCTTCTCTCGTTAGTGAAAAATGGAAAGAAGCTTCTTATTTGCCAATTGCCAGGAAAGAACTTATAGTTTCTATAATTCTTGGTGGTACGGTTTCTATGGCAATTTTAATAAGCGCGGCTTCTTCGGGTTTGACTAATGTGAATTCAGCTGCAGATATGGCTGTAAGCCTGGAACCGCTTTTCGGGAAATTTGCCACCTGGTTTATGTCTTTGGGACTTTTAGCCGCAGGGATTACTTCTTCTATTACCGCTCCTTTAGCAGCCGCTTACGTAGTAAAAGGCTGCTTTGGTTGGAAAGGAGGAATGAAGTCAGCGAAATTTAAAACGGTCTGGGCCGTGGTTCTTATTTTGGGTGTTTTCTTCTCTTCCCTGCAAATTAATCCTATTGAGATTATACGCTTCGCCCAAATTGCCAATGGAATTCTATTGCCTGTAATTGCGATTTTCTTATTTTGGGTAGTCAACAAAGCCTCTGTTTTGGGCAAACATCGCAATTCTAAACTTCAAAATACACTGGGAGTGCTTGTTATTGCGCTTTCTGTATTTTTAGGAATTAAAGCCATTCTAAGCGTTCTACAGAGTTTTTAA
- the pxpA gene encoding 5-oxoprolinase subunit PxpA translates to MKKIKEIHINCDLGEGGDFDAELMPHISACNIACGGHAGNLDTMLQTIKLAVEHGVEIGAHPSYPDKENFGRKPMKISAEGLQRSIVAQILSLKQLAEAEGIKLTHVKPHGALYNEAAKDEKTAKIIIDSLLELDQNLALFCPPKSLISELAKGQIPIVFEAFADRNYEPDLSLVSRSKSNALISEKEAVYEHLFSMFSERKITCANGAKISCNATTFCLHSDTPNSVEIIKFLKQKFAEHNIKIKNTK, encoded by the coding sequence ATGAAAAAGATAAAAGAAATCCATATAAACTGCGATTTAGGCGAAGGCGGCGATTTTGACGCCGAGCTAATGCCGCATATCTCAGCCTGCAATATTGCTTGCGGCGGTCACGCCGGAAACCTGGACACCATGCTGCAAACTATTAAACTTGCTGTGGAGCATGGAGTAGAAATAGGAGCGCATCCTTCGTATCCTGATAAGGAGAATTTTGGGAGAAAACCAATGAAGATTTCTGCGGAAGGATTGCAGCGTTCTATAGTTGCGCAAATTTTAAGTTTGAAACAATTGGCGGAAGCAGAAGGGATAAAACTCACTCATGTAAAACCTCATGGAGCACTTTATAACGAAGCCGCGAAAGATGAAAAAACAGCTAAAATTATCATTGATTCTTTACTGGAATTAGATCAAAATTTAGCACTATTTTGTCCGCCAAAATCATTAATTTCTGAACTTGCAAAAGGTCAAATCCCAATCGTTTTTGAAGCATTTGCAGACCGGAATTATGAGCCTGATTTAAGCCTGGTTTCACGTTCAAAATCTAACGCCTTGATAAGCGAAAAAGAGGCTGTTTATGAACATCTTTTTTCTATGTTTTCTGAAAGGAAAATTACTTGTGCAAACGGTGCTAAAATTAGTTGTAACGCCACTACTTTTTGCCTGCATAGTGATACTCCAAATTCAGTTGAAATTATTAAATTTTTAAAGCAAAAATTTGCTGAACACAACATAAAAATTAAGAATACAAAATGA
- a CDS encoding DUF2891 domain-containing protein, with the protein MKKSLLLLIAVSVLACKGEPEVKEVSEMESDTIKEENSSTGNFLGEDRVEFTKEEANRLAELPLNCINTEYPNKLNQTLENEEALGEPSDLHPAFYGCFDWHSSVHAHWSMLSLLKQFPGLEKAETIKEKLKESLSAENIQGEVAYFNREQSDSFERTYGWAWLLKLAEEIETWNDPLAKELKQNLDPLTNLIVNKYLEFLPKLNYPIRVGEHANTAFGLSFAHDYAVATENTELQELISKRAKDFYLKDDDCPITWEPGGFDFLSPCLEEVNIMRRVLPKNAFEMWLEDFLPQLKSEDFEMEVGEVSDRTDGKLVHLDGLNFSRAWVFYGLINQYPDKFSHLQEIADRHVAYSFPNLVGDSYEGGHWLGSFALYALQESKDM; encoded by the coding sequence ATGAAAAAAAGTTTACTTCTTCTTATTGCCGTTTCCGTATTGGCGTGTAAAGGAGAACCAGAGGTTAAAGAAGTTTCCGAAATGGAGAGTGATACTATTAAAGAAGAAAATTCTTCAACCGGAAATTTTTTGGGTGAAGACCGTGTGGAATTTACTAAAGAGGAAGCCAATAGGTTAGCCGAACTTCCGCTAAATTGTATTAATACCGAATATCCTAATAAACTTAATCAAACCCTGGAAAATGAAGAAGCTTTAGGCGAACCTTCAGATTTACATCCTGCATTTTACGGTTGTTTCGATTGGCATTCGTCTGTGCATGCGCATTGGTCTATGTTGAGTTTACTCAAGCAATTTCCCGGTTTGGAGAAAGCTGAAACCATTAAAGAAAAACTAAAGGAATCGCTTTCTGCCGAAAATATTCAGGGTGAAGTAGCTTATTTTAATCGGGAACAAAGTGATTCTTTTGAACGTACTTATGGATGGGCGTGGCTACTGAAACTCGCTGAAGAAATTGAAACCTGGAACGACCCTCTTGCTAAAGAATTAAAACAAAATTTAGATCCGCTTACCAATCTTATTGTGAATAAATACCTGGAGTTTCTTCCAAAACTGAATTATCCAATTAGAGTTGGGGAACACGCCAATACCGCTTTTGGATTAAGTTTTGCACACGATTATGCCGTTGCAACAGAAAATACAGAGCTCCAGGAACTAATTTCAAAACGAGCAAAAGATTTTTATTTAAAAGATGATGATTGCCCTATAACCTGGGAACCGGGTGGGTTCGACTTCTTGTCGCCTTGTTTGGAAGAAGTGAATATTATGCGCCGCGTTTTGCCAAAAAATGCTTTTGAAATGTGGTTGGAAGACTTTCTCCCACAGCTAAAATCTGAAGATTTTGAGATGGAAGTTGGGGAAGTTTCAGATAGAACCGATGGAAAACTTGTGCATCTTGACGGACTTAACTTTAGCCGTGCCTGGGTTTTCTACGGACTAATAAATCAATATCCCGATAAATTTTCTCATTTACAGGAAATCGCCGATAGGCATGTAGCATATTCTTTTCCGAATTTAGTTGGTGACAGTTACGAAGGCGGCCACTGGCTTGGCAGCTTCGCTCTTTATGCCCTGCAGGAATCTAAAGATATGTAG
- the pxpB gene encoding 5-oxoprolinase subunit PxpB translates to MSDFPKIMPMGERGILIEFEPEINEKLLEKLLFYREKLEEFYNEVNVEVINTYNSLLISYMFSIENLYGEVSAVKELFGEAKIGKINNQQIFHLPVCYEDEFGWDLEHISKEKNLSKEEIIELHTKAFYTVYFTGFLPGFLYLGGLDKKLQISRKSQPRMKIEKGAVGIGENQTGIYPKSSPGGWQILGNCPVQFFDKNNDPPCEISAGDKVKFYSVSKEQFEEISKQISKGTFQLKKENYEG, encoded by the coding sequence ATGAGCGATTTTCCTAAAATAATGCCGATGGGGGAGCGGGGGATTCTGATAGAATTTGAGCCTGAGATTAATGAAAAGCTTCTGGAAAAGCTTCTTTTTTATAGGGAAAAATTGGAAGAATTTTATAATGAAGTAAATGTTGAAGTAATCAATACATACAACTCGTTGTTAATTAGTTATATGTTTAGTATAGAAAACCTCTATGGCGAGGTTTCGGCGGTTAAAGAGTTGTTTGGTGAAGCTAAGATAGGAAAAATAAATAACCAACAAATTTTCCATTTGCCGGTTTGCTATGAAGATGAATTCGGTTGGGATCTGGAACACATCTCCAAAGAAAAAAACCTCTCAAAAGAAGAAATTATTGAGCTTCATACCAAAGCATTTTACACGGTTTATTTTACCGGTTTCTTACCCGGATTTCTATACCTGGGAGGACTGGATAAGAAGCTTCAAATTTCCCGTAAAAGCCAGCCCCGAATGAAGATCGAAAAAGGAGCTGTTGGCATAGGTGAAAACCAGACCGGGATTTATCCAAAATCCAGTCCCGGCGGATGGCAAATTTTAGGCAATTGTCCGGTTCAATTTTTTGATAAAAATAACGATCCGCCCTGTGAAATTTCTGCCGGTGATAAAGTGAAATTTTATTCGGTTTCTAAAGAACAATTTGAAGAAATTTCGAAGCAAATTTCCAAAGGTACTTTTCAACTAAAAAAAGAAAATTATGAAGGCTGA
- the pfkA gene encoding 6-phosphofructokinase: MAKKINKIAVLTSGGDAPGMNAAIRAVVRSCSYYNLECVGVYRGFQGLIEADFEPLNARSVRNIINKGGTFLKSSRSEEFKTKEGRAKAHKNLVDAGIDALVVIGGDGTFTGGLYFNNEFNFPIVGIPATIDNDINGTDYTLGYDTALNTVVEAIDKIRDTASSHNRLFLIEVMGRDAGDIALNSGIGAGAEEILLPEEDQGIQRMMDSLEKSKKSGKTSSIIVVAEGEKSGKNIFQLAEFISQSHEEYDIKVSVLGHIQRGGSPSCFDRVLASKLGVGAVEALTDGKTNIMLGVHHQKVVHVPLETALKEDREFDQELRRVANITSV, translated from the coding sequence ATGGCAAAAAAAATCAATAAAATTGCAGTCTTAACATCTGGGGGTGATGCACCCGGAATGAACGCCGCTATAAGGGCGGTTGTTAGATCTTGTTCATACTATAATCTGGAATGTGTTGGTGTTTACCGCGGGTTCCAGGGACTTATAGAGGCAGATTTTGAACCACTTAACGCAAGATCTGTTAGAAACATCATTAATAAAGGAGGAACTTTTCTAAAATCTTCCCGATCGGAAGAATTTAAAACCAAAGAAGGAAGGGCTAAAGCTCATAAAAATCTTGTCGATGCCGGTATAGATGCTTTGGTAGTGATTGGGGGAGACGGAACTTTTACCGGAGGCCTTTATTTTAACAACGAGTTTAATTTTCCAATTGTGGGCATTCCCGCAACTATAGATAACGATATTAACGGTACCGATTATACCCTGGGTTACGACACCGCTTTAAATACGGTGGTAGAAGCCATAGATAAAATTCGGGATACCGCGAGTTCTCATAACCGATTATTCTTAATTGAAGTTATGGGTCGGGATGCAGGTGATATTGCTTTAAATAGTGGTATTGGTGCAGGAGCCGAAGAAATATTGCTTCCGGAAGAAGACCAGGGGATTCAACGTATGATGGATTCTTTGGAAAAAAGTAAAAAATCTGGAAAAACCTCCAGCATTATCGTGGTGGCTGAAGGTGAAAAGAGCGGAAAGAATATTTTTCAGTTAGCTGAATTCATTTCGCAAAGCCACGAAGAATATGACATTAAAGTCTCTGTATTGGGTCATATTCAAAGAGGAGGTTCTCCAAGTTGTTTTGATCGTGTTCTGGCCAGTAAGCTTGGTGTTGGTGCGGTTGAAGCATTAACCGATGGTAAAACCAATATCATGTTAGGCGTGCACCATCAAAAAGTGGTACACGTGCCTTTGGAAACTGCTTTAAAAGAAGACAGGGAATTTGATCAGGAATTAAGAAGGGTGGCAAACATCACTTCAGTGTAA